One Globicephala melas chromosome 17, mGloMel1.2, whole genome shotgun sequence DNA window includes the following coding sequences:
- the LOC132593805 gene encoding endogenous retrovirus group K member 6 Gag polyprotein-like produces MRKIKARKKDLREFFMFLSDVCPWFPQEGTIDKKCWNRVGNCLNDYYQTFGPSKVPVTAFSYWNLIREILMGHFFDPDVQKVVETGETILKAASRLHSACPSVTIDMGSNEEFPKIPETGHHYPTDDKVIPKIYPSLTAIKGDPNDDQLSPQDQETLDEQAARYHRNDDPWGFPLLKPPPSYNTPHQMPAFSAPAPIAPLIDPLRQAKMALTQEISSLRDVLQQKRERLDLLKELKALEVELTSFNVSNGPNKPPLRQKPGSIKLAFPVTRSQNLPTQGEIQAEDSEEGEEEEGEESPEPDEGPDIHNSSGGGPFEHKYRRLNLKHIKDLKSAVNNYGPTAPYTLAILEGLSDRWLTPNDWLTLARATLSGGDFVLWCTEFAENCRETAQRNAENRTSRSWTRDKLLGRPPYESNESQAAFPPGLLAQIQNAGLKAWRRLPPKGSPTTSLAKIRQGPEEPYCEFISRLTDAAERVVGDSETDNAFVKHLAYENANPACQAALRAHRGGSLADYIKLCSGIGPSHSVGLAIGAALKDFIKDTSVLDKQQKTCYNCKQPGHFARDCSLHRQGQSLKANPQQPRYQSRAPPTTVCPRCKRGKHWSSECFSKTDINGQLLPKKQGNFSRGQPLAPSLEPNQGAIRFVPQKSGQVPCTQMLAPSVEPHPEAQDWTSVPPPTQY; encoded by the coding sequence ATGCGGAAGATTAAGGCTAGAAAAAAAGATTTGCGTGAATTTTTTATGTTCTTGTCTGATGTTTGCCCATGGTTCCCACAGGAAGGGACAATAGATAAAAAATGCTGGAATCGTGTAGGAAATTGTTTAAATGATTATTATCAAACCTTTGGGCCTTCTAAAGTGCCTGTGACTGCATTTTCGTATTGGAATTTAATTAGGGAGATTCTCATGGGTCATTTTTTTGACCCCGATGTCCAAAAGGTTGTAGAGACCGGGGAAACAATTCTTAAAGCAGCCTCTCGTCTCCATTCAGCTTGTCCATCCGTTACCATTGATATGGGTTCAAATGAAGAGTTCCCAAAAATTCCAGAAACCGGTCATCATTATCCCACAGATGATAAAGTTATCCCAAAGATTTATCCTTCCCTTACTGCTATTAAGGGTGATCCCAATGATGACCAGCTTTCCCCCCAAGATCAGGAAACTCTCGATGAGCAGGCTGCTCGTTATCATCGCAATGATGATCCCTGGGGATTCCCCCTTTTGAAGCCTCCACCATCTTATAATACTCCTCATCAGATGCCTGCCTTTAGCGCCCCTGCTCCCATTGCCCCCCTGATTGATCCCCTTCGACAGGCTAAGATGGCCTTAACCCAGGAAATTTCCTCTTTGAGAGATGTTTTACAACAAAAACGGGAACGCTTGGATCTCCTAAAGGAGCTTAAGGCCCTTGAGGTGGAGCTTACTTCTTTTAATGTCTCGAACGGTCCCAATAAACCCCCGCTTCGACAAAAACCAGGATCCATTAAGTTAGCCTTCCCTGTTACTCGCAGTCAAAATTTACCCACTCAAGGTGAAATTCAAGCTGAAGATagtgaggaaggggaagaggaagagggagaagaatcTCCTGAACCTGATGAGGGACCAGATATTCATAATTCTTCTGGGGGCGGCCCTTTTGAACATAAATATCGCCGCctcaatttaaaacatataaaagatttaaaatctgCTGTCAATAATTATGGGCCCACAGCCCCTTATACATTGGCAATCTTGGAGGGATTAAGCGATCGCTGGCTGACCCCAAATGATTGGCTTACCCTGGCTCGGGCCACCCTTTCTGGGGGAGATTTTGTTTTATGGTGCACTGAATTTGCAGAAAATTGTAGAGAAACTGCCCAAAGAAATGCTGAAAACAGAACTTCCCGATCATGGACCCGAGATAAATTACTTGGCCGTCCCCCCTATGAATCCAATGAGTCTCAGGCTGCTTTTCCCCCTGGTTTGTTGGCTCAAATACAAAATGCTGGCCTTAAGGCCTGGCGCCGTCTTCCGCCTAAGGGTTCGCCCACAACTTCCTTGGCAAAAATTCGCCAGGGACCAGAAGAGCCTTATTGTGAGTTTATTAGCCGCCTCACGGACGCCGCCGAGCGTGTAGTGGGTGATAGTGAAACTGATAatgcctttgttaaacatttagctTATGAAAATGCCAATCCGGCCTGCCAAGCTGCCCTTCGGGCTCATCGTGGTGGTAGCCTGGCTGATTACATTAAGTTGTGCTCCGGAATTGGTCCCTCCCATTCTGTTGGTCTTGCGATTGGAGCTGCTCTAAAAGATTTTATTAAAGATACATCCGTcctagataaacaacaaaaaacttgctATAATTGCAAACAACCTGGACATTTTGCCCGGGATTGTTCATTACATAGACAAGGACAGTCATTAAAGGCTAACCCACAACAACCCCGATATCAATCCCGGGCTCCTCCCACCACCGTTTGCCCTCGTTGTAAAAGAGGCAAACATTGGTCTTCAGAATGTTTTTCAAAAACGGATATAAATGGCCAATTGCTCCCCAAAAAACAGGGAAACTTTTCACGGGGCCAGCCCCTGGCCCCTTCCTTGGAACCAAACCAAGGGGCAATTCGGTTTGTTCCTCAAAAATCTGGACAAGTTCCCTGCACCCAGATGTTGGCTCCCTCTGTCGAGCCACACCCGGAAGCGCAGGATTGGACCTCTGTGCCTCCACCGACTCAATATTAG